The following are encoded together in the Drosophila biarmipes strain raj3 chromosome 3L, RU_DBia_V1.1, whole genome shotgun sequence genome:
- the LOC108035410 gene encoding ribonuclease Oy, with the protein MRSQQFLLVAIVACFLVAIKSTPLSDISDSDESTAVDEKPQKSRDDDSDFEGFPFKDDDESLQDSSRELSMQDHNWDVLIFTQQWPVTTCYHWREDNPDQECTLPQKKEFWTIHGIWPTKLHQIGPNFCNNSASFSPDKLSPIEDRLETFWPDLKGVDSTEWLWKHEWQKHGTCAMLIEELDNELKYFEQGLTWREEYIMSRILDASDIHPDSNNTVAAINNAIVKALGKNPSIHCVYDGKHGISYLSEIRICFSKSLELIDCDGVKQGDAVPVGVPGGTIITNCHIGSLVHYPSLVPPLQRKSNWKLPLVNVYKLLQFLMWFTL; encoded by the exons ATGCGGAGCCAGCAGTTTCTGTTGGTGGCCATTGTGGCCTGCTTTCTGGTGGCCATAAAGTCCACGCCCCTAAG TGACATATCGGATTCGGATGAATCAACTGCGGTGGACGAGAAACCACAGAAGAGTCGAGACGATGACAGTGATTTCGAGGGGTTCCCCTTCAAGGATGACGATGAATCGCTGCAGGACTCCTCGCGGGAGCTGTCTATGCAGGATCACAACTGGGATGTCCTGATCTTCACGCAACAGTGGCCGGTGACAACCTGCTATCACTGGCGCGAGGATAATCCCGACCAGGAGTGCACTTTGCCGCAAAAGAAGGAGTTCTGGACCATCCACGGCATCTGGCCCACGAAACTCCACCAAATCGGTCCCAATTTCTGCAATAACTCCGCCAGCTTTAGCCCGGACAAACTCAGTCCCATCGAGGATCGCTTGGAGACCTTCTGGCCGGATCTGAAGGGCGTCGATTCCACGGAATGGCTGTGGAAACACGAGTGGCAGAAGCACGGTACCTGTGCCATGCTTATCGAGGAGCTGGACAACGAACTCAAGTACTTCGAGCAGGGACTCACATGGCGGGAGGAGTACATCATGTCGCGCATCCTGGACGCCTCCGACATCCATCCCGATTCCAATAACACGGTGGCGGCCATCAATAATGCCATAGTCAAGGCGCTGGGCAAGAATCCCTCGATCCATTGCGTGTACGATGGCAAGCACGGCATCAGTTATCTGTCGGAGATTCGGATTTGCTTCAGCAAATCCCTGGAGCTCATCGACTGCGATGGCGTCAAGCAGGGCGATGCAGTGCCCGTTGGCGTTCCCGGTGGCACCATCATCACCAATTGCCATATCGGGAGCCTGGTGCATTACCCCAGCTTGGTGCCACCGCTGCAGAGGAAAAGCAATTGGAAGTTACCGCTCGTGAATGTCTACAAATTGCTGCAGTTCCTCATGTGGTTCACCCTGTAA
- the LOC108035411 gene encoding UBX domain-containing protein 4, producing MNWHTGNIAEAVAESKAKDAVFVVFIEGQDEMSRKLERFVDDSRVRSRLETSDFVAIKVQGNSSAYGQFMSLYKVVPVPSLFFIGKSGTPLEIATGITASVDELSEKIDKVLILAGKRTETEVAASTSSIAGALEPNSVRSFAGADDSGSLSNAESVQAPEKFEAPETASVSNLPTEEVDERKSNPPNSPAASSYSSIPAELSSSSLDGNADVSPAAVAAEKRAAATKVEASASTSTAARNFATANLIPAVPLLTPAVPASIQLPAEGPGITPAVPAEGPGITESEERMAEVRNLLEQKRRERVEEEKRLEKENELRRRREGREAQTQQAKAKEQELRNMQEQIRRERQEEQLARERIRAQIAADRAEQAQRFNSSDLNSSTNSVAPTAASNAITTESSVSSVDETRLQIRLPGGIQRTKSFPAGEVLATVRVYVRNELLAASDVRDFTLATSYPRREFQTEDEVKTLSELNLVPNAVVLVLTKDQVNRVVRSGGSLMTMLATFIWAMITPAAKAFDYIHKMGLRPLTQKLTVLMANIRWPGQQGNVEIHQGDAAARRNMDMFSLRPTPAPGYEYDEPSTSTARPTTTPGSGATDRPTPQTQPGSGSTPPAHNVGQSQASGSQSQQFQQRPGGYQPPKYGDANIRRLQDTKKDENDKDKATYNGNSTQQQ from the exons ATGAACTGGCACACGGGCAACATAGCGGAGGCCGTGGCGGAATCAAAGGCCAAGGACGCCGTCTTCGTGGTCTTCATAGAGG GTCAGGATGAGATGTCCAGAAAGCTGGAGCGGTTCGTGGACGACAGCCGGGTACGCTCTCGCCTGGAGACCTCGGATTTCGTGGCCATCAAAGTGCAGGGAAATAGCTCCGCCTACGGACAGTTCATGTCGCTAT ACAAAGTCGTGCCCGTTCCCTCGCTCTTTTTCATTGGCAAGTCGGGCACTCCCCTGGAAATAGCCACTGGAATCACGGCCAGCGTGGACGAACTCTCGGAGAAGATCGACAAGGTGCTGATCCTGGCGGGAAAGCGGACGGAGACCGAGGTGGCCGCCAGCACCTCCTCGATTGCGGGGGCCCTAGAGCCCAATTCGGTCAGGAGCTTTGCTGGAGCCGATGACTCGGGCAGTTTGAGCAACGCGGAATCAGTTCAAG CTCCAGAAAAGTTCGAAGCACCGGAGACTGCTTCAGTTTCAAACTTGCCAACAGAAGAAGTGGACGAACGCAAGTCGAATCCTCCCAATTCTCCTGCAGCCTCAAGCTATTCCTCGATTCCTGCTGAACTATCATCCTCCAGCTTGGATGGAAACGCTGATGTTTCACCCGCCGCTGTGGCAGCAGAAAAGAGAGCAGCGGCCACCAAAGTAGAGGCTTcggcatccacatccacagctGCTCGAAACTTTGCCACCGCTAATCTCATACCGGCAGTGCCATTGCTCACTCCTGCTGTTCCAGCTTCGATACAGCTACCGGCGGAGGGACCAGGGATCACACCCGCTGTTCCAGCAGAAGGGCCAGGAATCACAGAGTCCGAGGAAAGGATGGCGGAGGTTCGGAACCTCCTGGAGCAGAAGCGGAGGGAGCGTGTAGAAGAGGAGAAGCGGCTCGAGAAGGAGAACGAGCTGAGAAGACGTAGGGAGGGACGGGAGGCGCAGACCCAGCAGGCAAAGGCCAAGGAACAGGAGCTTAGGAACATGCAGGAACAGATTCGTCGCGAGCGtcaggaggagcagctggccAGAGAGCGCATCCGTGCCCAGATCGCCGCCGATCGGGCGGAGCAAGCGCAACGCTTCAATTCTTCGGATCTGAACAGCTCGACCAACTCGGTGGCGCCCACCGCTGCCTCCAACGCCATCACAACAGAGTCTTCGGTGAGCTCTGTGGACGAGACGAGACTGCAGATACGTTTGCCAGGAGGAATACAACGCACTAAATCATTTCCAGCCGGCGAGGTGCTGGCCACCGTTCGTGTCTATGTGCGAAATGAGCTGTTGGCTGCCAGCGATGTGCGCGATTTTACCCTGGCCACCAGTTATCCCAGGAGGGAGTTCCAAACGGAGGACGAGGTCAAGACGCTGAGCGAGCTGAATCTTGTGCCTAATgcggtggtgctggtgctgacCAAGGACCAAGTGAATCGTGTGGTGCGCAGCGGTGGCTCGCTTATGACCATGCTGGCCACATTCATTTGGGCCATGATCACACCGGCGGCCAAGGCATTCGACTACATCCACAAAATGGGCCTGCGCCCGCTCACCCAGAAGTTGACCGTGCTGATGGCCAACATCCGGTGGCCGGGACAACAGGGCAACGTGGAGATTCATCAAGGCGATGC TGCCGCCCGTCGCAACATGGACATGTTCTCCCTGCGACCCACACCAGCACCAGGCTACGAGTACGATGAGCCATCGACATCGACGGCAAGGCCCACGACGACCCCTGGAAGCGGAGCCACGGACAGACCTACCCCGCAAACGCAACCGGGATCAGGAAGCACTCCGCCGGCTCATAACGTCGGACAGAGCCAAGCTTCCGGCTCCCAGTCGCAGCAATTCCAACAGCGGCCGGGTGGATATCAGCCGCCAAAATATGGGGATGCGAACATTCGACGGCTGCAGGATACCAAGAAGGACGAGAATGATAAGGACAAGGCCACTTACAATGGGAACTCCACGCAGCAGCAATAG
- the LOC108034606 gene encoding uncharacterized protein LOC108034606: MSPKTKKMVVKIPRHPYFNVQGERSVEREVEYQVRKCRVNLERIKSSNTPNSRPFPLKPKPKRCIVRVARLPDVERSEISVTPASSIMNSDIDEGNSSE; this comes from the exons ATGTCGCCTAAGACAAAGAAAATGGTCGTCAAGATCCCACGGCACCCGTACTTCAACGTGCAGGGCGAGCGCAGTGTGGAGCGCGAGGTGGAGTACCAGGTGCGAAAGTGTCGCGTGAATTTGGAGCGCATAAAATCGTCGAACACCCCGAATTCTCGACCTTTCCCTTTGAAGCCGAAGCCCAAAAGGTGCATTGTCCGCGTGGCCCGGCTGCCGGACGTAGAGCGCAGCGAGATTTCCGTAACCCCGGCCAGTTCCATAATGAACTCGGACATCGACGAGG GTAATTCCAGCGAATAG